From the genome of Gemmatimonas phototrophica, one region includes:
- a CDS encoding glycoside hydrolase family 3 N-terminal domain-containing protein, with protein sequence MLDVDLPVTLDATEARVAALLQTLTIQEKIGQLQQVQGGGGHIPDTLAQAIRDGAIGSIINEVNAQTVARLQAIAMNESRSGIPLLIGRDVIHGFATVFPIPLGMASSWNPEAVERASRIAAHEASAHGVNWTFAPMLDIGRDPRWGRVAEGFGEDPWLTGVLGAAAVRGFQGEDLTAPGSIAACAKHFVGYGASESGRDYNSTNIAPRELRDVHLPPFEAAVQAGVATVMTSFSDIDGVPATANRELLEDVLRSLWGFNGMVVSDWDSVRHLSVHGLTVDDRGSACQAALAGVDMEMASTTYAAHLESLVADGVVPMALLDRMVANVLRLKVRLGLFEQPVIDQAQLPLVGNEAHLIAAREIARESIVLLTNTMHDGSYLLPLDASALRRLAVIGPLADDAYEQLGTWIFDGDASLSTTVRQALQSAVSSNTEVVYARGLATTRSHDTSGFADAVLCASNADVAVLVLGEEAILSGEAHCRADISLPGAQEALLDAIVATGTPVVLVVMAGRPLALERVAHKVHALFYAWHPGSQAGPALTDLLFGQHSPSARLPVTLPRVSGQIPMYYAHKHTGKPATPETVVDMQDIHPRAPQLSIGNTSFHLDVHPSPLFPFGYGLTYTWVDYDAPTVHRAEVPLDGTVEISATITNRGAHHVTEVVQLYIRDLVGSVTRPVKELKGFQRIPLAPGERRTVHFSLPVKALAFTHRDLSRRAEAGRFHAWVAAHSATQAHVEFTVHA encoded by the coding sequence GTGTTGGATGTTGATCTGCCGGTGACGTTGGACGCCACCGAAGCACGTGTCGCCGCCCTGCTGCAGACGCTCACGATCCAGGAAAAGATCGGGCAGCTGCAGCAGGTGCAGGGTGGGGGAGGCCACATTCCCGATACACTGGCACAGGCGATCCGCGATGGGGCAATTGGCTCCATCATCAACGAGGTCAATGCACAGACCGTGGCGCGCCTGCAGGCGATTGCCATGAACGAATCGCGGTCCGGTATCCCGTTGCTGATCGGGCGCGATGTGATTCACGGCTTTGCCACGGTGTTCCCCATTCCGCTGGGTATGGCCTCCAGCTGGAACCCCGAGGCGGTGGAGCGCGCGTCGCGCATCGCGGCGCACGAAGCGTCGGCCCACGGAGTGAACTGGACCTTTGCGCCCATGCTCGACATTGGCCGCGATCCTCGCTGGGGACGGGTGGCTGAGGGCTTTGGTGAAGATCCGTGGCTCACTGGGGTGCTGGGCGCGGCGGCGGTGCGCGGTTTTCAGGGAGAGGATCTCACGGCCCCGGGAAGCATTGCCGCCTGCGCCAAGCATTTCGTAGGCTACGGCGCATCGGAAAGTGGGCGCGACTACAACAGCACCAACATCGCCCCCCGCGAACTGCGCGATGTGCATTTGCCGCCGTTCGAAGCGGCGGTGCAAGCTGGCGTGGCCACCGTCATGACGTCGTTCAGCGATATCGACGGTGTGCCGGCTACCGCCAATCGGGAGCTGCTCGAGGACGTCCTGCGCTCGTTATGGGGCTTCAATGGGATGGTCGTCAGCGATTGGGATTCGGTACGCCATCTGTCGGTGCACGGCCTCACGGTAGACGATCGAGGGTCCGCCTGCCAGGCCGCTTTGGCGGGTGTAGATATGGAAATGGCCAGCACCACCTACGCCGCGCATTTGGAGTCGCTGGTGGCGGATGGCGTGGTGCCCATGGCGCTGCTCGATCGGATGGTGGCGAATGTACTGCGCCTGAAGGTACGGCTCGGACTATTCGAACAGCCCGTCATTGATCAGGCGCAGTTGCCCTTGGTGGGGAACGAAGCGCATCTGATCGCCGCCAGAGAGATTGCCCGGGAAAGCATCGTACTGCTCACCAACACGATGCATGACGGGTCGTACCTATTGCCGCTCGACGCCAGCGCGTTGCGGCGCCTTGCGGTGATTGGCCCGTTGGCCGACGATGCCTACGAACAGTTGGGCACGTGGATCTTTGACGGCGATGCATCGCTCAGCACCACCGTGCGGCAGGCCTTGCAGAGCGCCGTATCATCCAACACGGAAGTTGTTTATGCCCGCGGTCTGGCGACCACGCGCAGTCACGACACCAGCGGATTCGCCGACGCGGTCCTGTGCGCCAGCAACGCCGACGTGGCTGTACTCGTATTGGGTGAAGAGGCTATTCTCTCAGGAGAGGCGCACTGCCGGGCGGATATCAGCCTGCCGGGGGCACAGGAGGCGCTGCTTGATGCGATCGTTGCCACCGGCACGCCGGTGGTGCTGGTCGTCATGGCTGGCCGTCCACTGGCACTGGAGCGTGTCGCCCACAAGGTGCATGCGCTCTTTTACGCGTGGCACCCCGGCTCGCAGGCCGGTCCGGCGCTCACGGATCTGCTGTTCGGACAGCACTCGCCATCGGCCAGGCTTCCGGTCACGTTGCCGCGGGTGAGTGGGCAGATTCCCATGTACTACGCGCACAAGCACACCGGCAAGCCGGCCACCCCGGAGACGGTGGTGGACATGCAGGATATTCATCCGCGCGCTCCGCAGCTGTCCATTGGCAACACCTCGTTCCATCTGGATGTGCATCCGTCCCCGCTCTTCCCGTTCGGGTACGGACTCACGTATACGTGGGTGGATTACGATGCCCCCACGGTACATCGCGCCGAGGTGCCACTGGATGGGACCGTGGAGATCAGCGCCACCATTACCAATCGCGGCGCTCATCACGTCACCGAAGTGGTCCAGTTGTACATCCGCGATCTGGTTGGCAGCGTGACCCGACCGGTCAAGGAACTCAAAGGCTTTCAACGCATCCCGTTGGCGCCAGGCGAGCGACGCACGGTCCATTTTTCGCTGCCGGTCAAGGCCTTGGCGTTCACCCATCGGGATTTATCCCGCCGTGCCGAAGCTGGCCGGTTTCATGCCTGGGTTGCTGCACATTCGGCAACGCAGGCGCATGTCGAATTTACGGTGCATGCCTGA
- the hslU gene encoding ATP-dependent protease ATPase subunit HslU, translating into MASPRTQQAIARLADLTPRQIVAELDRYIVGQADAKKSVAIALRNRWRRQRAPESIRDEISPNNIILIGPTGVGKTEIARRLAKLSGAPFVKVEASKFTEVGYVGRDVESMVRDLIENAIDMVRTERESEVEDLAIGKVDERILDLLLPTPPALAAEASPDAKVEHEQSLERHKRTRDKLKALLLDGQLDGREVEIEVTQSGPGMPGAAMPGAPEGMESVADWFRDMMPKKKKRRTVKVSEARRLLLDEELDKLIDLDDLTGDALERTEAMGIVFLDEIDKIAGERGQGGGPDVSREGVQRDLLPIVEGSNVQTKYGMVKTDHILFVAAGAFHVSKPSDLIPELQGRFPIRVELKALTESDFVRIMTEPENALTKQYAALVEAEGASLTFTDDGIAELARVAARVNERMENIGARRLHTVMTTLLEEVLYELPDRGKEAVLVNAEMVRDRLRSIAEDEDLRKYIL; encoded by the coding sequence ATGGCTTCTCCACGCACGCAACAAGCCATCGCGCGACTCGCGGACCTGACGCCTCGCCAGATTGTGGCGGAGCTGGATCGGTACATCGTGGGTCAGGCGGATGCCAAGAAGTCCGTCGCCATTGCCCTGCGCAATCGCTGGCGCCGACAACGGGCGCCGGAGTCCATTCGCGACGAAATCTCTCCCAACAACATCATTCTCATTGGGCCCACTGGCGTGGGTAAAACAGAGATTGCCCGTCGACTGGCCAAGCTGTCCGGGGCGCCGTTCGTGAAGGTCGAAGCCTCCAAGTTCACGGAAGTGGGCTATGTGGGTCGCGACGTGGAAAGCATGGTGCGCGATCTCATTGAGAACGCCATCGATATGGTGCGCACTGAGCGGGAATCCGAGGTCGAGGACCTCGCCATCGGCAAAGTGGACGAGCGTATTCTGGATCTGCTGCTGCCAACTCCGCCCGCCTTGGCGGCCGAAGCTTCTCCCGATGCGAAGGTGGAGCATGAGCAGTCGCTCGAGCGGCACAAGCGCACGCGAGACAAGCTCAAGGCGCTGCTGCTGGACGGACAGCTGGATGGTCGGGAGGTAGAAATCGAAGTGACCCAAAGCGGACCGGGCATGCCGGGGGCCGCCATGCCCGGGGCGCCGGAGGGGATGGAGAGTGTCGCCGACTGGTTTCGCGACATGATGCCCAAGAAGAAGAAGCGACGTACCGTCAAGGTGAGTGAAGCGCGCCGCCTGCTGCTGGACGAGGAACTTGATAAGCTGATCGACCTTGATGACCTCACCGGAGACGCGCTGGAGCGTACCGAGGCCATGGGGATCGTCTTCCTCGACGAGATCGACAAGATCGCCGGCGAGCGGGGGCAGGGCGGGGGCCCCGATGTCTCACGCGAAGGCGTGCAGCGGGATCTACTGCCCATCGTGGAAGGCTCGAACGTGCAGACCAAGTATGGCATGGTCAAAACCGACCATATCCTCTTTGTCGCGGCGGGTGCCTTCCATGTCAGCAAACCCAGCGATCTCATTCCGGAGCTGCAGGGACGTTTCCCTATTCGGGTCGAACTCAAGGCGCTTACCGAATCCGACTTCGTACGCATCATGACCGAGCCGGAGAACGCGCTGACCAAGCAGTACGCCGCCCTTGTCGAGGCCGAAGGGGCCAGCCTCACCTTTACCGACGATGGAATAGCTGAGCTCGCCAGGGTGGCTGCTCGGGTGAACGAACGTATGGAGAACATCGGGGCGCGCCGGTTACACACCGTTATGACCACCCTCCTTGAGGAGGTGCTCTACGAGCTTCCCGATCGTGGAAAAGAGGCGGTCCTGGTGAACGCCGAGATGGTGCGGGACCGGCTGCGCTCTATTGCGGAAGACGAAGATTTGCGGAAGTACATCTTGTAA
- a CDS encoding glycoside hydrolase family 2 TIM barrel-domain containing protein: MMAPRPLQRGVATAVILLGLAGAVPAPLAAQTAPDRIEIRTDAAGTRLQVNGADVLLKGVNWDYFPIGQNYAYSLWTQPDDVIKAALDREMSLLKVMGVNVIRQYNGVPPRWVKYIYEQYGIWTVLNHALGRYGTTINGVFTPQTDYSNPRVRQALTAEVLALVDEFRGTPGMLMWLLGNENNYGLQWKSAATENLPSGERDAAKATFLYSLVGEVSRAIKARDASRPVALANGDLQYLDIIAREAKGLDVFGTNVYRGASFGDLFERVKTTLGLPVMFTEFGADAYNARDMREDQLSQTRYLLAQWQEIFENVAGKGRTGNSIGGFTFQWTDGWWKYGQDVRLSEHDVNASWSNAAYADDYVKGENNMNEEWWGIVAKGAPDSRGLYPLYPRAAFYALQRAYQIDPYAATSTAAVIRSHFAAIAPAEAELRARAEGGAASGAGNNKFSVSGLRFDLQTFNTGGEKLSTPSSRTPSATARPAFTGFDRLESFYADLTARPADNFSATLSLNVLGNVPNNPIDELFYENRGRARTVLTDGSPLRITDNERLAVYRASVSWDEKNFRLDAFYRSGHYHWGYEGDFFGIYREANYGKNMDIYNGNAPAGMEFTGKRKLQGLKLALGPELWWGANPMIIGKYGRKVGGVHVTGLYQEEVAQLNASATNSSFAVPLPQTRRATLHLADTIAGFGVEAGGIWAGATRVGVPFQIVDGSRVLADKVRDSDAFGGKAKVTYTRGRYNWYAQGAVMGLVADGGPTSVQTFTGWSLKETGLNNQSNIMTGLTVTYGSFQFAPNVLYQKPIAGPVPFTAPAPARPRNVLDDPFAVRGNRETYGAEMLLTFDPTPATWMYAWDNDMREDARFAANLGYVYRRLPTTMDAAIGILADGRTTFAFPGATPARSLYEVRSRIISKVGSDLRLIANVYTGTAEPNGNDPRLLHRSGIDLRAVKQHVKLIGAAKFNDWGPFDYHRDFNLTFPKQFMGDLSYAFGSPQWWDVPETKVGMRGTWRSLNKFSPRFCPEFAPDLVTGSPVCDPTAPARNGSEWEIRTYLSVAW, from the coding sequence ATGATGGCGCCCCGCCCGCTGCAGCGTGGTGTGGCAACGGCCGTGATTCTCCTGGGACTCGCGGGTGCCGTGCCCGCTCCACTCGCTGCCCAGACGGCGCCAGACCGCATTGAGATTCGCACTGATGCCGCCGGCACCCGACTGCAGGTCAACGGCGCTGATGTCCTGCTCAAGGGCGTCAACTGGGATTACTTCCCCATCGGGCAGAACTATGCCTACAGCCTCTGGACGCAGCCGGATGATGTCATCAAGGCGGCGCTAGACCGGGAGATGTCCCTGCTCAAGGTCATGGGGGTCAATGTCATTCGGCAGTACAACGGCGTGCCGCCGCGCTGGGTGAAGTACATCTACGAGCAGTATGGCATCTGGACCGTGCTCAACCATGCGTTGGGGCGGTATGGCACGACGATCAACGGCGTGTTTACCCCGCAAACGGACTACTCCAATCCCCGCGTGCGGCAGGCGCTGACCGCCGAAGTGCTCGCGCTTGTTGATGAGTTCCGCGGCACGCCCGGCATGCTCATGTGGCTGCTTGGCAACGAAAACAACTACGGCTTGCAGTGGAAGTCCGCGGCCACGGAGAATCTTCCCTCCGGTGAGCGCGACGCCGCCAAGGCCACCTTTCTCTACTCGCTGGTCGGTGAAGTCTCGCGCGCTATCAAGGCGCGTGACGCCTCACGTCCGGTGGCGCTGGCCAACGGCGACCTGCAGTACCTCGACATCATCGCCCGTGAGGCCAAGGGACTCGATGTCTTTGGCACCAACGTGTACCGCGGTGCGTCGTTTGGCGATCTCTTCGAGCGCGTGAAGACCACCCTCGGGTTGCCGGTGATGTTCACCGAGTTCGGCGCCGATGCGTACAACGCGCGTGATATGCGCGAAGACCAGCTGTCGCAGACGCGCTATCTGCTCGCGCAGTGGCAGGAGATCTTCGAAAACGTGGCCGGCAAGGGGCGCACCGGCAACTCCATTGGCGGGTTCACGTTCCAGTGGACTGATGGCTGGTGGAAGTACGGTCAGGACGTGCGACTCAGCGAGCACGATGTGAATGCCTCGTGGTCCAACGCGGCCTACGCCGATGACTATGTCAAAGGCGAGAACAACATGAACGAAGAGTGGTGGGGCATTGTCGCGAAGGGCGCCCCCGACTCGCGTGGGCTCTATCCGCTCTATCCGCGTGCCGCGTTCTACGCACTGCAGCGCGCCTACCAGATCGATCCGTACGCCGCTACCTCCACCGCCGCCGTGATCCGCAGCCACTTTGCGGCCATTGCCCCCGCCGAGGCGGAGCTACGGGCGCGCGCCGAGGGCGGGGCCGCATCAGGAGCGGGGAACAACAAGTTCAGCGTAAGCGGACTCCGTTTTGACCTGCAGACGTTCAATACCGGCGGCGAGAAGCTCAGCACGCCATCGTCACGGACCCCCAGCGCGACCGCGCGGCCGGCGTTCACGGGCTTTGATCGGCTTGAGAGCTTCTATGCCGATCTGACGGCCCGCCCTGCCGACAATTTCTCCGCGACGCTGTCCCTGAACGTGCTGGGCAACGTGCCCAACAATCCCATCGACGAACTCTTCTACGAAAATCGCGGGCGTGCGCGGACGGTCCTCACCGATGGGTCGCCGTTGCGCATTACTGACAACGAGCGCCTCGCCGTGTATCGCGCCAGCGTCTCGTGGGATGAGAAGAACTTCCGCCTCGATGCGTTCTACCGCTCCGGCCACTATCACTGGGGCTACGAAGGCGACTTCTTCGGGATCTATCGCGAAGCGAACTACGGCAAGAACATGGACATCTATAACGGCAATGCTCCGGCCGGTATGGAGTTCACGGGGAAGCGCAAACTGCAGGGGCTCAAGCTGGCGCTCGGGCCGGAACTCTGGTGGGGCGCCAACCCCATGATCATCGGCAAGTACGGTCGCAAGGTGGGTGGCGTACACGTCACCGGTCTGTATCAGGAAGAAGTGGCGCAGCTGAACGCGTCGGCCACCAACAGCTCGTTCGCCGTACCGCTTCCGCAGACGCGTCGTGCCACGCTGCATCTCGCCGACACCATTGCCGGCTTTGGTGTGGAAGCCGGCGGTATCTGGGCTGGTGCCACGCGCGTCGGTGTGCCCTTCCAGATCGTTGACGGATCGCGCGTGCTGGCGGACAAGGTGCGTGACAGCGATGCCTTTGGTGGCAAAGCCAAGGTGACCTACACGCGTGGTCGCTACAACTGGTACGCGCAGGGCGCGGTGATGGGGCTCGTGGCCGACGGTGGCCCCACCTCCGTACAGACGTTCACGGGGTGGAGCCTCAAGGAGACGGGGCTCAACAACCAGTCGAACATCATGACCGGTCTGACGGTCACGTACGGGTCCTTCCAGTTCGCTCCCAACGTGCTGTACCAGAAGCCCATCGCCGGACCGGTGCCCTTCACGGCACCTGCGCCCGCCCGTCCGCGCAACGTCCTCGACGATCCGTTTGCGGTGCGCGGCAATCGCGAAACGTACGGCGCCGAAATGCTGCTCACGTTCGATCCCACCCCGGCCACCTGGATGTACGCCTGGGACAACGATATGCGTGAGGATGCGCGCTTCGCCGCCAACCTCGGCTACGTCTATCGTCGCTTGCCCACCACCATGGATGCGGCCATTGGTATTCTGGCCGACGGTCGTACGACCTTTGCCTTCCCGGGCGCCACACCGGCCCGTAGCCTGTACGAGGTTCGCTCGCGCATCATTTCCAAGGTGGGATCGGATCTGCGGCTCATTGCGAACGTCTACACCGGAACGGCCGAACCCAACGGCAACGATCCGCGGCTGCTGCACCGCTCGGGAATCGACCTGCGCGCCGTCAAGCAGCATGTGAAGCTCATTGGCGCGGCCAAGTTCAACGACTGGGGCCCGTTCGACTACCACCGTGACTTCAATCTCACCTTCCCCAAACAGTTCATGGGGGACCTGTCGTACGCCTTCGGGTCGCCGCAGTGGTGGGATGTGCCGGAAACCAAGGTGGGTATGCGTGGCACGTGGCGGTCGCTGAACAAGTTCTCGCCGCGCTTCTGCCCGGAGTTTGCGCCGGATCTCGTGACCGGATCGCCGGTGTGTGATCCCACGGCGCCGGCACGGAATGGTTCGGAGTGGGAAATCCGGACGTATCTCTCCGTTGCGTGGTAA